In Pseudomonas putida, a genomic segment contains:
- the gabP gene encoding GABA permease, with protein MSSNSTLAPGLKQRHVTMLSIAGAIGAGLFIGSGHAIAAAGPAAILAYIMSGTLVVLVMRMLGEMAVASPDTGSFSTYAERAMGRTAGFTIGWLYWWFWVLVIPIEAIAAAAILHAWFPAIETWEFALVVTGLLTVTNLFSVARYGEFEFWFAMLKVIAVLGFIALGALALTGALPDISVSGVVNLSDEFGGFMPNGMTAVIGAMLTTVFSFMGTEIVTIAAAESKNPSKQITRATNSVVWRMGIFYIVSVFLIISIVPWNDPMLVQVGSYQRALELMNIPHAKMIVDIVVLIAVASCLNSAIYTASRMVYSLSKRGDGPRVLQRTSAAGVPVIAVLASTAVGFLTTALNYFAPDEVFSFLLASSGAVALLVYLAIAVSQLVLRKRMDSQGTALDFKMWLFPWLSYLVIFSIISILTMMLMMPGHRMEVVATGALALSIVCMSAIFSSRRSTSATVASKPA; from the coding sequence ATGTCCAGCAACTCAACTCTGGCCCCCGGCCTCAAGCAGCGCCACGTCACCATGTTGTCAATCGCCGGCGCTATTGGCGCCGGCCTCTTCATCGGCTCGGGGCATGCCATTGCTGCAGCCGGTCCTGCGGCAATTCTCGCGTACATCATGTCTGGCACACTGGTCGTTCTGGTCATGCGCATGCTCGGAGAAATGGCGGTGGCCTCGCCAGATACCGGGTCATTCTCCACCTACGCCGAGCGCGCAATGGGACGTACAGCAGGCTTTACCATTGGCTGGCTGTACTGGTGGTTCTGGGTGCTGGTCATTCCAATCGAAGCCATTGCAGCAGCGGCCATTCTGCATGCCTGGTTCCCTGCGATAGAAACCTGGGAATTCGCACTGGTGGTGACCGGTTTGCTGACCGTAACCAACCTGTTCAGTGTGGCGCGCTACGGTGAATTCGAGTTTTGGTTTGCGATGCTCAAGGTTATCGCGGTGCTAGGGTTCATTGCTCTGGGTGCATTGGCACTGACAGGCGCGCTGCCCGATATTTCAGTTAGCGGTGTGGTCAACCTGAGTGATGAGTTTGGTGGTTTCATGCCCAACGGCATGACCGCTGTCATCGGTGCCATGCTCACCACCGTGTTCAGTTTCATGGGAACCGAAATTGTCACCATTGCCGCCGCCGAGTCGAAAAACCCCTCCAAGCAAATCACCCGTGCCACCAATTCCGTGGTGTGGCGAATGGGGATCTTCTACATCGTCTCGGTGTTCCTGATCATCTCCATCGTGCCCTGGAACGACCCCATGCTGGTGCAGGTCGGCTCCTATCAACGGGCCCTTGAGCTGATGAACATCCCGCACGCCAAGATGATCGTCGATATCGTCGTGCTGATTGCCGTTGCCAGTTGCCTCAACTCGGCCATCTACACCGCATCGCGCATGGTCTATTCGCTGAGCAAGCGCGGCGACGGCCCTCGCGTTCTGCAGCGCACCTCAGCGGCGGGCGTGCCAGTGATTGCAGTGCTGGCCAGTACCGCAGTGGGCTTCTTGACCACAGCACTCAATTACTTTGCTCCCGACGAGGTGTTTTCCTTCCTGCTGGCAAGTTCGGGGGCGGTAGCGCTTCTGGTCTATCTGGCAATCGCTGTTTCGCAATTGGTTCTGCGTAAACGGATGGATAGCCAAGGTACTGCGCTGGACTTCAAGATGTGGCTGTTCCCCTGGCTCAGCTACCTGGTCATCTTCTCCATCATCAGTATCTTGACGATGATGCTGATGATGCCAGGGCATCGAATGGAAGTGGTGGCAACCGGTGCGCTGGCGTTGTCCATCGTCTGCATGAGCGCCATTTTCTCGTCTAGAAGGAGCACTTCGGCCACGGTGGCGAGCAAGCCTGCCTGA
- a CDS encoding creatininase — protein MNESVVVGELTWPEYAQKVASGSTIFLPVGALEQHGHHMCMEVDVLLPTALCKAVAREVDGLVLPALAYGYKSQQKSGGGNHFPGTTSLDGATLTHTIQDIIRELARHGARKLVLMNGHYENSMFIVEGIDLALRELRYGGITDFKVVVLSYWDFVNAPAVIEELYPEGFLGWDIEHGGVFETSLMLALHPEKVDLSRAVDHPPAKFPPYDVFPIIPERTPACGTLSSPKGANREKGELILRVCVEGISSAVREAFDLQK, from the coding sequence ATGAACGAAAGCGTAGTGGTTGGCGAACTCACCTGGCCTGAGTACGCACAGAAGGTAGCTTCCGGCAGCACGATTTTCTTGCCGGTGGGCGCCTTGGAGCAGCACGGTCATCACATGTGCATGGAGGTGGATGTGCTATTGCCTACCGCCCTGTGCAAGGCAGTAGCGCGAGAAGTCGACGGCTTGGTGTTACCCGCCTTGGCCTATGGCTACAAGTCACAACAGAAGTCGGGAGGTGGCAACCACTTTCCCGGCACCACCAGCCTGGATGGCGCAACGCTGACCCATACCATCCAGGACATCATCCGCGAACTCGCCCGGCATGGGGCGCGCAAGCTGGTCTTGATGAATGGCCATTATGAAAACTCGATGTTCATCGTCGAAGGCATCGACCTGGCGCTGCGCGAACTGCGTTATGGCGGTATCACCGATTTCAAGGTGGTCGTTCTGTCCTACTGGGATTTCGTCAACGCGCCGGCGGTCATCGAAGAGCTCTACCCCGAAGGTTTCCTCGGCTGGGACATCGAACACGGTGGCGTTTTCGAAACTTCACTGATGCTGGCCCTGCACCCTGAAAAGGTCGACCTGAGCCGCGCCGTCGACCACCCTCCGGCAAAATTCCCACCTTACGATGTCTTCCCCATCATCCCTGAACGCACCCCCGCCTGCGGAACGCTTTCCTCGCCTAAGGGCGCCAACCGAGAAAAAGGCGAGTTGATTCTGCGAGTTTGCGTAGAGGGCATTAGCAGCGCTGTGCGGGAGGCCTTCGACCTGCAGAAATAA
- a CDS encoding polyamine ABC transporter substrate-binding protein, translating into MTRRADFSRRTFIKNSSILAGVAALSGVLPNRTFGAAEKELVILAWAGHAAPDIVADFEREHGVKVRAKYYTGGDNMLGLISQSPPGTFDLILSDAEYVQQLNAADYIERLDPADYPFDDFYPEFQHFPGHWQGDELYSVMVRFGFLGIAFNTQLLPESKAKSYQVFWDDSLKGKVGHFDWHLPNLGQISLLNGNRLPYDIDAAHWKRLQDKTMSLRGQVAGFFDYGGTFSSLKNGQIHAMCGIGDWITGVLQRAGAPVKTVIPEEGGLQWTESYCIAKKARSPELAKKFIQYITSPEGQVKSAKMEAYPALIPNKRGWELLNKTDLAEARRQGMVLGQRNVMDDIREGRIQYRALPMQQSLEDWNDFWSQYKGA; encoded by the coding sequence ATGACGCGTCGCGCCGATTTTTCACGCCGTACATTCATCAAGAACAGCAGCATTTTGGCCGGTGTGGCGGCGCTCTCCGGGGTACTTCCGAACAGAACCTTTGGCGCAGCCGAAAAAGAACTGGTGATACTGGCGTGGGCAGGCCACGCCGCGCCCGACATCGTCGCGGATTTCGAGCGCGAGCATGGGGTCAAGGTGCGGGCCAAGTACTACACCGGCGGCGATAACATGCTGGGGCTCATTTCGCAGTCACCACCGGGCACCTTCGACCTGATCCTGTCGGATGCCGAGTATGTGCAACAACTCAACGCCGCCGACTATATCGAGCGACTGGACCCTGCCGATTATCCCTTCGATGACTTCTACCCAGAGTTTCAGCACTTTCCAGGGCACTGGCAGGGCGATGAACTGTATTCGGTCATGGTCCGCTTCGGCTTTCTCGGTATCGCCTTCAATACCCAGTTGCTGCCGGAGTCCAAGGCGAAAAGCTACCAGGTGTTCTGGGACGATAGCCTCAAGGGCAAGGTCGGCCACTTCGACTGGCACCTGCCAAACCTGGGCCAGATCAGTTTGCTCAATGGCAACAGGCTGCCCTACGACATCGACGCGGCGCACTGGAAGAGGCTCCAGGACAAAACCATGAGCCTACGCGGACAAGTGGCCGGGTTCTTCGATTATGGCGGTACCTTCTCCTCCCTGAAAAACGGCCAGATCCACGCGATGTGTGGCATTGGCGACTGGATTACCGGGGTCTTGCAGCGTGCCGGGGCACCGGTAAAAACAGTGATACCCGAGGAGGGCGGCCTGCAATGGACCGAGTCTTATTGCATCGCCAAGAAAGCCCGCAGCCCGGAACTTGCGAAGAAGTTCATTCAATACATCACCTCCCCTGAAGGCCAGGTGAAGTCGGCGAAGATGGAGGCTTACCCAGCGCTGATTCCCAATAAGCGCGGCTGGGAGTTGCTGAACAAGACCGACCTTGCCGAAGCCAGACGCCAAGGCATGGTACTGGGCCAGCGCAATGTCATGGACGACATCCGCGAGGGGCGTATTCAGTATCGCGCGCTCCCCATGCAGCAGAGCCTGGAGGACTGGAACGACTTCTGGTCGCAGTACAAGGGCGCTTGA
- a CDS encoding ABC transporter permease, with product MISNKLSPPLPASEEPARTRGQFGKRTWRLPGYGLILSLPIVVWQLLFFVAPLLFLLTISFWLVRNFRMVPAFEWLNWKYLFSREYFWDAYLHTWAMAAGASVLISAVAFPCAYTIAFKFRESTRQWLVLLLITPFFTSYLVRTYSWQVFLSDQGLLNSALALLGIGPLPLLNTSFGSYVGYFTLCLPLVVLLQLFSLMYIDRTLIEAAHNLRAGRLRTVFGVVIPSARVGIVIAALFCFIMTFGDFVSPLYLGGGQPPTLSTLITDTTKSGQQWPRAAVIATTMIVTLLATAFLMVRHAYRRRA from the coding sequence ATGATTTCGAACAAGCTATCGCCCCCACTGCCCGCCAGTGAGGAGCCTGCACGCACGCGTGGGCAGTTCGGCAAGCGCACCTGGCGCTTACCGGGGTATGGGCTGATCCTGTCGCTGCCGATAGTGGTCTGGCAGTTACTGTTTTTTGTAGCGCCCTTGCTGTTTCTGCTGACCATCAGTTTTTGGCTGGTGCGCAACTTTCGCATGGTCCCTGCGTTCGAGTGGCTGAACTGGAAGTACCTGTTCAGCCGCGAGTACTTCTGGGATGCCTACTTGCACACCTGGGCGATGGCGGCGGGGGCCAGTGTGCTGATCAGTGCCGTAGCCTTTCCGTGCGCCTATACCATTGCCTTCAAGTTCCGCGAATCGACCCGGCAATGGTTGGTGCTGTTGTTGATCACGCCATTTTTTACCAGTTACCTAGTGCGCACCTATTCCTGGCAAGTCTTTCTCAGTGACCAGGGGCTGCTCAATAGCGCCCTGGCGTTGCTGGGGATTGGGCCGTTGCCCTTGCTCAATACCAGTTTTGGTAGCTATGTGGGTTACTTCACCCTGTGCCTGCCGCTGGTGGTGTTGCTGCAGTTGTTCAGCCTCATGTACATCGACCGCACGCTGATCGAAGCTGCCCACAACTTGCGCGCGGGCCGTCTGCGCACGGTATTTGGGGTAGTGATTCCATCGGCGCGGGTCGGCATCGTCATCGCCGCACTGTTCTGTTTCATCATGACCTTCGGTGACTTTGTCAGCCCGCTCTATCTGGGGGGCGGCCAACCACCAACCTTGAGCACCCTGATTACCGACACGACCAAATCGGGGCAGCAATGGCCACGCGCGGCGGTTATTGCCACGACGATGATCGTGACCTTGCTGGCCACGGCGTTCCTGATGGTTCGCCACGCCTACAGGAGGCGCGCATGA
- a CDS encoding PucR family transcriptional regulator → MSLTLGEVLNLPGLEDMRVRAGELYLQRRVCWSYVAGNEGITACKMGGELVFISEINYLCDERKLLTLVETGAVLGIAGMVVLTGGPFPQCIPSAVIARAEQLGLSLIEQPSPLKLVFVTHLIDTALMHMTQVRRSRNHILGQLLTGDYPSLAIARQRAAHLQLMLDIPRRLVVLRLSGIETLFERQGLAQGEQLWQATRQSMEDQLEAWDRSRPGTMTVEMPGDLFVLLLADADDLTAALTTLRRQLIGVAGELDMYMGLSSVAEDCGHYRRVLNEARQALNVAQKLRPESGYCDFNELGVLGLLQGVVDRTLIDDFVEKTLGPLFVAGRKHPKVLVHTLDALLKENGNGLKAAQRLGLHRNTINQRIQRIEQLSGKSLDDPLFRMNASIAIMVWHMSVARGKE, encoded by the coding sequence ATGAGCTTGACTCTGGGTGAGGTCCTGAACCTGCCCGGCTTGGAAGACATGAGGGTCCGTGCAGGCGAGCTTTACTTGCAACGGCGAGTATGCTGGTCCTACGTGGCGGGAAATGAGGGTATCACCGCGTGTAAAATGGGCGGCGAACTAGTATTTATTTCGGAAATCAATTACCTATGTGACGAACGCAAGCTACTCACTTTGGTCGAGACTGGTGCTGTGTTGGGTATTGCCGGGATGGTGGTTCTTACTGGAGGCCCGTTTCCCCAGTGCATCCCGTCTGCAGTGATCGCTCGTGCTGAACAGTTGGGCTTGTCGCTGATCGAGCAGCCCTCTCCGCTGAAGTTGGTGTTTGTGACCCACCTGATCGATACGGCCCTGATGCATATGACTCAAGTGCGGCGCTCACGTAACCACATTCTCGGCCAGTTGCTGACCGGAGATTACCCGAGTCTGGCCATTGCCCGACAGCGGGCTGCGCATCTGCAACTGATGCTTGATATTCCACGGCGACTGGTCGTGCTGCGCTTGTCAGGTATCGAGACGCTGTTTGAGCGCCAAGGCTTGGCCCAAGGCGAGCAGCTGTGGCAAGCCACTCGCCAGTCCATGGAAGACCAACTTGAAGCCTGGGATCGCAGCCGCCCGGGAACGATGACGGTAGAGATGCCGGGCGACCTCTTCGTGCTACTGCTGGCGGATGCCGATGACCTAACGGCAGCCTTGACCACGTTGCGTCGGCAACTGATCGGAGTGGCAGGGGAGTTGGATATGTACATGGGCCTGTCGAGCGTTGCTGAAGATTGTGGTCATTACCGCCGAGTGCTCAACGAAGCGCGCCAGGCGCTGAATGTGGCGCAGAAACTGCGCCCGGAGAGCGGTTACTGCGATTTCAACGAGTTGGGCGTGTTGGGTTTGCTGCAGGGGGTAGTCGACCGCACGCTCATCGACGACTTCGTCGAAAAGACACTCGGCCCGTTGTTCGTGGCCGGCCGTAAACACCCTAAAGTACTCGTGCATACCCTCGACGCTTTGCTCAAGGAAAATGGCAACGGGCTCAAGGCTGCCCAGCGCCTGGGACTTCACCGTAACACCATCAATCAACGTATCCAGCGCATCGAACAACTGAGTGGAAAATCCCTGGACGATCCACTTTTTCGTATGAATGCTTCGATCGCTATTATGGTATGGCACATGTCTGTCGCCCGAGGTAAGGAATAA
- a CDS encoding LysR substrate-binding domain-containing protein, whose protein sequence is MRPAITLALNWPASFGRLVVIPALPTFYQIYHEIMLEIGIGDRMIDLVQEGVDCVVRVGELSDSTLVAHPLPPLRQVTCGSTDYVARYCLPSKLEQLEGQRCVDYLSATTGKLQHLEFCVHGQVLLRTLPASLAVNNGESYVAACEANFGLVQVPYYHVARQLEHGSLIEVLPQHRPPDLPITILYPHHRRLTPRLRVFIDWLDAQCRNPNI, encoded by the coding sequence ATGAGACCTGCAATTACATTAGCCCTGAATTGGCCGGCCTCTTTCGGCCGTCTGGTGGTCATCCCGGCACTGCCCACCTTTTACCAAATCTACCACGAGATCATGCTGGAGATCGGCATCGGTGACCGAATGATTGATCTGGTACAAGAAGGCGTCGATTGTGTGGTCAGAGTCGGCGAACTGTCGGACTCAACCTTGGTCGCGCACCCTTTGCCCCCGTTGCGCCAGGTCACCTGCGGTAGTACCGACTATGTGGCCCGTTATTGCCTTCCCTCCAAGCTCGAACAACTCGAAGGGCAGCGTTGCGTGGACTACCTATCGGCCACCACCGGCAAGCTGCAACATTTGGAGTTCTGCGTCCACGGCCAGGTGTTGCTTCGCACCCTGCCAGCCAGCCTGGCGGTCAACAATGGAGAATCTTATGTGGCTGCCTGCGAGGCTAACTTCGGCCTCGTCCAAGTCCCTTATTACCATGTCGCCCGTCAACTGGAACACGGGAGCTTGATCGAAGTACTGCCCCAGCATCGACCGCCGGATTTACCCATCACCATCCTCTACCCCCACCATCGACGTCTAACGCCACGCTTGCGGGTGTTTATCGACTGGCTGGATGCGCAGTGCAGAAACCCAAACATTTGA
- a CDS encoding GlxA family transcriptional regulator, translating into MGTLKSSPSAPAYPVNDAPPLKVVGFLVTPNFTTIGFASAVETLRMANLAARKTMFQTLIIAADMEPVSASNGMRILPDFSIKDAPKLDMLFVVGPNPIVSDHNTRPILNWLRKLAHDQVPLGGICTGSHLLARANLLTGYRCTIHWEDIEALKERFPGIIISNQLFELDRDRFTSSGGVASMDMILQLIAREPGGRDIASHAAELLLCDRVRGSQERQRVPLRQKLGTSQPKLSQIVTIMEANLEDPMTLEELGELNEISVRQMERLFHKHLQNTPSQYYLELRLTRARQLLLHSESQVRDIALACGFISPAHFSKCYSRFFGVSPIGERKKVVSSLH; encoded by the coding sequence ATGGGTACGTTGAAATCCTCGCCGTCGGCACCGGCATACCCTGTCAATGATGCCCCGCCGCTGAAGGTCGTCGGTTTCCTGGTCACTCCCAATTTCACCACCATTGGCTTCGCCTCGGCGGTGGAAACCTTGCGCATGGCCAACCTGGCAGCACGCAAAACCATGTTCCAGACCCTGATCATTGCAGCCGACATGGAGCCAGTGAGTGCCAGCAACGGCATGCGAATCCTGCCCGATTTCAGTATCAAGGATGCCCCAAAGCTGGACATGCTGTTCGTGGTGGGCCCAAACCCGATAGTCTCCGACCACAATACCCGCCCCATCCTCAACTGGCTTCGCAAGTTGGCACATGACCAAGTACCATTGGGCGGAATTTGCACAGGCAGCCATTTGCTAGCGCGCGCCAATCTGCTCACGGGTTATCGGTGCACCATCCACTGGGAAGATATCGAGGCGCTAAAAGAGCGATTTCCCGGCATTATCATTTCCAACCAACTGTTCGAGCTTGACCGTGACCGTTTCACGAGCTCCGGCGGCGTGGCCTCCATGGACATGATCCTACAACTGATTGCCCGAGAACCTGGCGGACGGGACATTGCCAGTCATGCGGCTGAACTGCTGTTATGTGATCGAGTACGTGGTTCGCAAGAGCGCCAGCGCGTGCCTTTGCGGCAAAAGCTCGGCACTTCTCAGCCCAAACTCAGTCAGATTGTTACAATCATGGAAGCCAACCTTGAAGACCCGATGACCTTGGAAGAGCTTGGAGAACTAAATGAGATCTCGGTTCGGCAAATGGAGCGTTTGTTCCACAAGCATCTTCAAAACACACCGAGTCAGTATTACTTGGAACTACGCCTGACACGGGCTAGGCAACTATTGCTACACAGTGAATCCCAAGTGCGTGATATCGCCCTCGCCTGTGGTTTCATTTCGCCAGCACACTTCTCAAAGTGCTACAGTCGTTTCTTTGGTGTCTCACCAATCGGCGAGCGGAAAAAGGTAGTCTCTTCACTTCACTGA